The Brachyspira hyodysenteriae ATCC 27164 genome includes a window with the following:
- the carA gene encoding glutamine-hydrolyzing carbamoyl-phosphate synthase small subunit, which translates to MKRYLILEDGSHYEGIGFGADNFKIGELVFNTSMTGYQEVLSDLSYCGQITVMTYPLIGNYGINRDDFESLDPAIFGLIVKEACKQPNNFRNAETIDEFLKLKNIPAIENIDTRAITKKIREVGTLKAVMSDTIENKDDIVKMLKETPYMNDHVKRVSTKNAFPIPNRGKKVVLIDFGAKLGIIRELSKRNCDLIVVPYDTDFKTIMSLNPDGIMLSNGPGNPKDVKESINTIKELIGKVPMFGICLGHQLISLACGADTIKLKFGHRGGNHPVKDLETNKVSITSQNHSYAVEKESLANTDLILTHISLNDGSCEGVKHKKYPVFSVQYHPESNPGPEDSKYLFDKFTDMMNNNYGEKNA; encoded by the coding sequence TTGAAACGATACTTAATACTTGAAGACGGCAGTCATTATGAAGGCATAGGTTTTGGTGCAGATAATTTTAAAATAGGTGAATTAGTATTTAATACATCTATGACAGGTTATCAAGAAGTTTTATCTGATTTATCTTACTGCGGACAAATTACTGTTATGACTTATCCGCTTATAGGAAATTATGGGATAAATAGAGATGATTTTGAAAGTTTAGATCCTGCAATATTCGGACTTATAGTAAAAGAGGCATGTAAACAGCCTAATAACTTTAGGAATGCAGAAACAATAGATGAATTTTTAAAATTAAAAAATATTCCAGCTATAGAAAATATTGATACCAGAGCAATAACCAAAAAAATCAGAGAAGTAGGAACTTTAAAAGCTGTAATGAGCGACACAATAGAAAATAAAGATGATATAGTAAAAATGCTTAAAGAAACTCCATATATGAATGATCATGTTAAAAGAGTTTCTACAAAAAATGCTTTTCCTATACCAAATAGAGGTAAAAAAGTTGTATTAATAGACTTTGGGGCGAAACTAGGAATAATAAGAGAATTAAGTAAAAGAAACTGTGATTTAATAGTTGTTCCTTATGATACAGATTTTAAAACTATAATGAGTTTGAATCCGGATGGCATAATGCTTTCTAATGGTCCTGGTAATCCAAAAGACGTTAAAGAATCTATTAACACAATAAAAGAGCTAATAGGAAAGGTTCCAATGTTCGGTATATGTTTAGGACATCAGCTTATAAGTTTAGCATGCGGTGCTGATACAATTAAATTAAAATTCGGACATAGAGGCGGAAATCATCCTGTTAAAGATTTGGAAACTAATAAAGTAAGCATCACAAGTCAAAATCACAGTTATGCAGTTGAAAAAGAAAGTTTAGCAAATACAGATTTAATTTTAACTCATATATCTTTGAATGATGGAAGCTGTGAGGGAGTGAAGCATAAAAAATATCCTGTATTCTCTGTTCAGTATCACCCAGAATCTAATCCTGGACCAGAGGACAGCAAGTATTTATTTGATAAGTTTACTGATATGATGAATAACAATTATGGAGAGAAAAATGCCTAA
- the carB gene encoding carbamoyl-phosphate synthase large subunit — translation MPKRTDIKKILVIGSGPIIIGQAAEFDYAGTQACQSLKEEGYEVILINSNPATIMTDAAVADKVYIEPINLNFAKRIIYKERPDAILGSLGGQTGLNLVVELAESGILDEYNVEVLGTDLNAINCAEDRELFKKLMNDINEPVPESVIVHSVEEAIEFANKIGYHLVVRPAYTLGGTGGGFARNEKELIEICETGLKISPVHECLVEKSIAGYKEIEYEVMRDNNDNAIVVCNMENVDPVGIHTGDSIVVAPCQTLSDRENQMLRNVSLKIIRALKICGGCNVQLALDPKSFKYYIIEVNPRVSRSSALASKATGYPIAKISAKIAVGMTLDEILNPITKKSFACFEPSIDYIVTKFPRLPFDKFPNADRQLGTQMKATGEVMSIGRNFEESFLKAVRSLEIKCDHIIHNDVSEYTTKKLWERIELRDDLRIFIIAELIRRKEDINDIIDITHIDKFFLDKIKNIISLEEKLSKNKMDIDILRECKEKGFSDSYISKVWETEEIDIYKLRHENNIIPVYKMVDTCAGEFESETPYFYSTYEEENESFKSGKESIIVLGSGPIRIGQGVEFDYSTVHSVMTIREAGYEAIVINNNPETVSTDFSISDKLYFEPLTIEDVMHIIELEKPKGVIVQFGGQTAINLADKLVMHGVNILGTSLENINKAEDRHEFEEMLKTLNIPQPKGETAITVDEALIIANDIGYPVLVRPSYVLGGRAMEIVDNDASLKVYMETAVKEVSNKAPILIDKYVIGKEIEIDAIADSENNVFIPGIMEHIERAGIHSGDSISVYPTQTISNKVKETIIDYAKRIGIGFNFIGLYNIQFIVDKENNVYVLEVNPRSSRTVPFLSKITNVPMANVATMCILGKSLKEQGYNNLYKEESDKVFVKAPVFSFSKLRKVDTILGPEMKSTGEALGFDINFEKALYKALIASGLRIPLQGNILLTISDNHKNEILDLAKRFSNIGYGIYATKGTANFLKAKGLYVKEVSKIYEEGLENIIDTIRLGKVDYVINTIESNSQTHSDSLELRRASAENNISCITSLDTAYALLKVIESMNFTIIDLSNI, via the coding sequence ATGCCTAAAAGAACAGATATAAAAAAAATATTAGTAATAGGTTCAGGGCCTATAATTATAGGACAAGCTGCTGAATTTGATTATGCAGGTACTCAAGCTTGTCAGTCTTTAAAAGAAGAAGGATACGAAGTTATACTTATAAATTCTAATCCTGCCACAATAATGACTGATGCTGCTGTTGCTGATAAAGTATATATAGAACCTATAAATTTAAATTTTGCTAAAAGAATAATATATAAAGAAAGACCTGATGCAATATTAGGTTCTCTTGGAGGACAGACAGGATTAAATCTTGTTGTTGAGCTTGCTGAAAGCGGAATACTAGATGAATATAATGTTGAAGTATTGGGAACAGATTTGAATGCCATTAATTGTGCTGAAGACAGAGAGCTTTTTAAAAAGTTAATGAATGATATAAATGAACCTGTACCTGAAAGCGTTATTGTACATAGTGTTGAAGAGGCAATTGAGTTTGCAAACAAAATAGGTTATCACTTGGTTGTTCGTCCTGCATATACTCTTGGAGGTACCGGCGGAGGATTTGCACGCAATGAAAAAGAATTGATTGAAATATGCGAAACAGGTTTAAAAATAAGTCCCGTACATGAATGCTTAGTTGAAAAAAGTATTGCAGGTTATAAAGAAATAGAATATGAAGTAATGCGTGATAATAATGACAATGCTATAGTTGTATGTAATATGGAAAATGTTGATCCTGTTGGAATACATACAGGAGACAGTATAGTAGTTGCTCCTTGTCAAACTTTAAGCGACAGAGAAAATCAAATGCTTAGAAATGTGAGTCTTAAAATAATAAGAGCTTTAAAAATATGCGGCGGCTGTAATGTGCAGTTAGCATTGGATCCCAAAAGTTTTAAGTATTACATAATAGAAGTTAATCCTAGAGTATCTCGTTCCAGTGCTTTGGCAAGTAAGGCTACAGGATACCCTATTGCAAAAATTAGTGCTAAAATAGCAGTTGGTATGACTTTAGATGAAATACTTAATCCTATAACTAAAAAAAGTTTTGCATGTTTTGAGCCTTCTATAGATTATATAGTTACAAAATTCCCAAGACTTCCATTCGATAAATTCCCTAATGCCGATAGACAATTAGGAACACAGATGAAAGCCACAGGCGAAGTTATGAGTATAGGAAGAAATTTTGAAGAATCATTTTTAAAAGCTGTTCGTTCTCTTGAAATAAAATGCGATCATATAATTCATAATGATGTTTCAGAGTATACCACTAAAAAATTATGGGAGCGTATAGAATTAAGAGATGATTTGAGAATATTTATTATAGCAGAACTTATAAGACGTAAAGAAGATATAAATGATATAATAGATATTACTCATATAGATAAATTCTTCTTAGATAAAATAAAAAATATAATTTCATTAGAAGAAAAATTATCCAAAAATAAAATGGATATAGATATTTTAAGAGAATGCAAAGAAAAAGGATTTTCAGATAGTTATATATCTAAAGTTTGGGAAACTGAAGAGATTGACATATATAAATTAAGACATGAAAACAATATAATTCCTGTATATAAAATGGTTGATACTTGTGCAGGAGAGTTTGAAAGTGAAACTCCTTATTTCTACTCTACTTATGAAGAAGAAAATGAATCTTTTAAAAGCGGAAAAGAAAGCATAATAGTATTAGGCTCAGGCCCTATAAGAATAGGACAAGGAGTAGAGTTTGATTATTCCACAGTTCATTCAGTAATGACTATAAGAGAAGCCGGATATGAAGCTATAGTAATAAATAATAATCCTGAAACTGTATCAACAGATTTTTCTATATCAGATAAACTTTATTTTGAACCATTAACTATAGAAGATGTTATGCATATAATAGAACTTGAAAAGCCTAAAGGAGTTATAGTACAATTCGGAGGACAAACTGCTATAAATTTGGCTGACAAACTTGTTATGCATGGAGTAAATATACTTGGCACTTCTTTAGAAAATATTAATAAGGCAGAAGACAGACATGAATTTGAAGAGATGTTAAAAACTCTTAATATACCTCAGCCTAAAGGTGAAACTGCTATAACTGTTGATGAGGCTTTAATAATAGCAAATGATATTGGTTATCCTGTATTAGTTCGTCCTAGTTATGTACTTGGAGGAAGAGCTATGGAGATAGTAGATAATGATGCATCTTTGAAAGTTTATATGGAAACTGCTGTAAAAGAAGTAAGCAATAAAGCTCCTATATTAATTGATAAATATGTTATAGGTAAGGAAATAGAAATTGATGCTATTGCCGACAGTGAAAATAATGTATTTATTCCGGGTATTATGGAGCATATAGAAAGAGCAGGAATTCACTCAGGAGATTCTATAAGTGTCTACCCTACTCAAACAATATCAAATAAAGTAAAAGAAACTATAATTGATTATGCTAAAAGAATAGGAATAGGATTTAATTTCATAGGGCTTTACAATATACAATTTATAGTTGATAAAGAGAATAACGTTTATGTACTTGAGGTTAATCCTAGAAGCAGCAGAACAGTACCTTTTTTAAGTAAAATAACTAATGTACCTATGGCTAATGTGGCCACTATGTGCATACTTGGAAAATCATTAAAAGAACAGGGATACAATAATTTATATAAAGAAGAATCTGATAAAGTATTTGTTAAAGCTCCTGTATTTTCTTTCTCTAAATTAAGAAAAGTTGATACAATACTTGGTCCTGAAATGAAAAGTACAGGCGAGGCATTAGGTTTTGATATTAATTTTGAAAAGGCATTATACAAAGCATTAATAGCGAGCGGATTAAGAATACCTTTACAAGGAAATATACTTCTCACTATTTCGGATAATCATAAAAATGAAATACTTGATTTGGCAAAAAGATTCTCTAATATAGGATATGGAATATATGCTACAAAAGGAACTGCTAATTTTTTAAAAGCAAAAGGACTTTATGTTAAAGAAGTATCAAAAATTTATGAAGAAGGCTTAGAGAATATAATAGATACAATAAGATTAGGTAAAGTTGATTATGTGATAAATACAATAGAAAGCAATAGCCAAACCCATTCAGATAGTTTAGAATTGAGAAGGGCTTCTGCTGAAAATAATATATCTTGTATTACTTCATTAGATACAGCTTATGCTTTACTTAAAGTTATAGAATCTATGAATTTCACTATAATTGATTTATCTAATATTTAA
- a CDS encoding peptidylprolyl isomerase, translating to MKKIIVFILSFIFIQSNLLFNDVVNSIVGIVGSMPITYEDFLSRKTFLTLQARSIGQKVTDDMVYKDLVEERVMYLKLKENNFVIEENDVKRRLESIAKQYNMNADQFAKQLMAEGISYEEYKNSIKKQIAMENLYGLVVNNTEISDKEADEFYNNTKDKSAFEADTLVKLSWIFFKAATFTEKGEKQELASKVRGMAARGQDFAELAKQYSEDEATRKNGGDLGYNLLYDAGKRSLPAQINAGLNLAKRGYKVGTVSSVRELVGKGFYIVKIMEIEKDMESIRTRVKNYLSEAKMRESFIKWLDEETKRVSVQIYK from the coding sequence ATGAAAAAAATAATAGTTTTTATATTATCTTTTATTTTTATACAAAGTAATCTTTTATTTAATGATGTTGTAAACAGCATAGTAGGTATAGTAGGTTCTATGCCTATAACTTATGAAGATTTTTTAAGCAGAAAAACTTTTTTAACATTACAAGCTAGATCTATAGGACAGAAAGTTACTGATGACATGGTTTATAAAGATTTAGTTGAAGAAAGAGTAATGTATTTAAAACTTAAAGAAAATAATTTTGTTATAGAAGAAAATGATGTAAAGAGAAGATTAGAAAGCATTGCCAAACAATATAATATGAATGCTGATCAGTTTGCTAAACAATTGATGGCTGAAGGTATATCTTATGAAGAATATAAGAATTCTATAAAAAAGCAGATAGCTATGGAAAATTTATACGGACTTGTAGTCAATAATACAGAGATTAGTGATAAAGAAGCAGATGAATTTTACAATAATACCAAAGATAAATCCGCATTTGAAGCTGATACTCTAGTAAAACTTTCTTGGATATTTTTCAAAGCTGCTACATTTACAGAAAAAGGAGAAAAACAGGAATTAGCAAGTAAAGTAAGAGGTATGGCAGCAAGAGGACAGGATTTTGCAGAATTAGCTAAACAGTACAGTGAAGATGAAGCTACAAGAAAAAACGGAGGAGATTTAGGATACAATTTACTTTATGATGCTGGAAAAAGATCTTTACCGGCTCAGATAAATGCAGGACTTAATTTGGCAAAAAGAGGATATAAAGTAGGTACTGTAAGCAGTGTAAGAGAATTGGTAGGAAAAGGATTCTATATAGTAAAAATAATGGAAATAGAAAAAGATATGGAAAGCATAAGAACAAGAGTAAAAAATTATTTGAGTGAAGCAAAAATGAGAGAATCATTTATAAAATGGCTTGATGAGGAAACTAAAAGAGTATCTGTGCAAATTTATAAATAA